GGTGGGGCTCTCGCCGCGGATCAACAGCCGCGCGCCTTGGTCATCCAGAACGGAGGCGACGGTTTCGTAGCGTTCCGGATCGCAATGGAAGATCCGCGTGGTCTTGCGGGTCGCGAGGTCGAAGCGGTCCAGAAAGGGCCGGTCGCCTTCCGGCGATGCACCGTCGCCGGTAAGGAATATGGCGTTGCCCGCGGTCAGGATGACGCGTTGGCCGGAGGGCAGCGTCTTGCGAACCGGGGTTCCAGGGTCGTGATAGCGATCCTGGCTGCTCAGGCTGAACAGTTCGGCGGGTTCGCCGCCCTTTGTTTGGATGAAGGTTCGCAGCCAGCGCTTCGAACGCTCGTAATCGGCGTACCAGCGCATCCCATTCTCGCCGTGGGCCAAGCCGCGGAGCCGTTCCGGAACCAACACCGCCTCGCTCGCCTCGCCCGCGAATGGCGCCTGCCAGGTCATGATGCGATCGCGATGCGGAACCTTTTCCTTAGGATTGCCGCCGTCCAGCGCCTCCACCCATTCGATCGTCGCGGGCGCGCTGGGGTCCCATCCGAGGTTTCGCGGGCCGGTGCGGACGCCATCGATCGGGACGCGATCCGCCATGGGGAGGCTGGCGACCTTCTTGACGAGCGTTCCGCGGAGTGTCCAGACCTCAGCGTCGCGGGGAAACGAGAAAGCAGTGAGCAGGTAGGAGTAGGGCTTGCGCACGAACTCGACAAGTAAGTGGCGGCCATCCGGCGCGGGCTCGGCGCCGAGGAAAACATGCGGCGCGCCGATTGGCCGGGAAGCGCCCGTGGAGGCGTTCACTGCGGCCAACTGAGCCGTGGCGTAGTAGTCGAACAACGCTTCGTCGTAGGGCGAGGCGAGGAGATCCTGGTAGGTGCGTACCGGTCCGGCCTTACCGGAGGTTTCCTGAACCACGGGACCGGTTGGCGCCGTAGGCTCGGCCGGCGGCGGGCCACGCCGCGCGGGAACAAGCTGCGCGAGCAATTCCTGGCTTCCGGGCAACCACTGGAGAGGCTCGCCGACAGCGGCATTGATCGCGATGTTCGGCAGCCGCCGGATGGCGCCCGTGGCGGCATCTCCGACCCACAACTCCACCGAACTCGCGGCCCGGTTTAGCAGAGCGAAGCGCTTGCCATCCGGACTCCAGCGCGGCGGGGAAAGAACCGCGGACTCGGGAACCGCCAGCTTCAACGGCTTGGCGTCCGCCGCCAGCGCCGAGAGCGTGAGCCTCCATCCGGTCCAGCCGGTTTGCGGACCGTTGCTCGCGGGATCGATCCGGAAGCCCGCCAGCCGCAGTACGGGCCGCGCGAGTTCCGCGATCGGCGGATAGCGCCGCGCCTCAATGAAGAGTGCGTGCGTATGTGTGGGGTTCACGGAAGCAATCGGCGGCGCCGGCGCGTCGAGAATGTCCTGGATGGCCTTGGGCGGCTTCTTATAGCCCTCGGCGGCAAAGGCGCCCAGCGCCAGCAGGGCAAGAACAAGGTGTTTCATGAGGAACGGCCCCAGTATAGCGTCAGGCCCAGTGGCGCGAGGTAAACTGTTCGGATGAGGAAGCGGCTCTTTTGCGCGGCTGCGTTGGCTTTGTTTCTGGCGGCTTGCGCCGAGAAGAATGTGGTGAAGACGCCGGTACCGCCGGCGCCTCCGCGGCAACTCCGATGAGAACCGCGGTGGCGGTGCTTGCGGCATGGACTGCCTTCGCCGCGTCTCCGGAGGATTTTGAGAAGCGGATCCGGCCTATTCTTGCGTCGCGCTGCGGCGATTGTCACAACGCGAAATCGCGCATGGGCGGAGTGGACCTCTCGAGCGCGGCGGCGTTTCGCTCCGGGCCGGGCGCGCCACGCGTGGCGGCGGCCATTTCCTACGACGGCAAGGTGAAGATGCCACCCACGGGCAAGCTGCCGGCCGCGGAATACGCGACGCTGCGCGAGTGGCTCGAGTCGGGCGCCGTGTGGCCGGAAGCGGCGGCGGCGGTGAGCGCGGCACGTTGGTGGTCCTTCGAACCGGTGCGGCCCGTTGAGGGCGAATCGATCGACTCACTCTGGCGCGCCGGCCTGCGGAAAGCGGGCCTGGATCCGGCTGGCCGGGCGGAGAAACTGACGCTGCTGCGGCGCGCGACGTTCGACCTCACAGGTTTGCCGCCGACCGAGACCGAGATGGATGCCTTCGAGCGGGACCAATCGCCGGAGGCTTTTTCGCGTGTGGTGGACCGGCTGCTGGCCTCCCCGCGATACGGCGAAAAATGGGGGCGGCATTGGCTGGACGTAGCGCGCTATGCCGATTCCACCGGCGCCGACGAGGACCATCGCTATCCGCATGCGTGGCGGTATCGCGATTGGGTGATCGCGGCGTTCAACAACGACATGCCGTACAACCAGTTCGTGCGAGCCCAGATCGCCGGCGACACACTGGCGGCTCCGGACGGCGCGGAGGTGAACGTAGATGGCATCGTTGCCACCGGTTTTCTGGCGCTCGGGCCGAAGCTCATCGCCGAGCAGGACAAGGTAAAAATGTTCTACGACATCGTCGATGAACAGATCGATACGACCGGGCGGACGTTCCTCGGGCTGACGCTCGGCTGCGCGCGCTGTCACGACCATAAGTTCGATCCGGTGACGGCGAAAGACTACTACTCGCTGGCGGCCATCTTCGCATCCACGAAGCAACTGGCGCAGTTGGAAGGGACCGTTTCGAAGCTGTACTTCGCGCCGCTGGTTGGGAAGGCGGAGGCGGGCGCCTATCAACAGCACCAATCGTGGATCGAGGCGAAACAGAAAGAGATCGATGGGGTATTGGCCAAGGAAACAGCGCGATACCGCGAAGGGCTGATCCCGGATCTGGCGCGATACCTGCTGGCGGCGCGGGGCTTCGGCTCCCGCGATGGCCTGGACGCCAAGGTGGTGGACCGGTTCGCGAAGTATCTTGCTCCCAACGGCGAGCGGCGGCCGCACATCGAAGCAATCCAGCAGGCGGATGCCGCTGCCGCACCCTCGGTGGCGGAACGGTTCGCGCGGGAGTTCCGGGAAGAGGTTGCGCGGCGGAAGAAGAAGGAAAAGGTGTTCGCCGGCGACAACCGCTTCTACACCGAAGTGGTTGCCACCGCCGGTCCATTTGGGCTGCACAAGGAGGATCGCGACGCCGTGCTCAGCGCGGCCGCCAAGGCGGACCTTGCGCGGTTGGAATCGGAGTTGGCGGAGCTGAAGGCATCCGGTCCGCCTGAGCCGCCGATGGCGTGCGCCGTGGCCGAGGGCGAGCCGGTGGAGCAGCACGTTTTCGTTCGCGGAAACCCGGCGGCGAAGGGCGAGCCTGTTTCGCAGCGGATGCCGGAGTTCCTGGCCGCCGGGAAACAGCCGGAAGTCAGGGCCGGCAGCGGGCGCCGGGAGTTGGCCGCTTGGATAGCCTCGCCGGCGAATCCGTTGACCGCGCGCGTGATGGTGAATCGCATCTGGCAGGGGCACTTCGGCGAGGGGCTTGTTCGAACGGCTTCGAACTTCGGGAAGATGGGCGAGAAGCCGTCGCATCCGGAACTGTTGGACTATCTCGCCGGTGAATTCGTTCGCGGCGGCTGGAGCGTGAAGGCGATGCACCGGGCCATCATGCTCTCCGAGCCATATCTTTTGCGCAGCGCAGCGTCGGACCCGAAGGACGCGGAAAATCGAATGCTCGCGCATTACCCGCGGCGCCGGCTTGCCGTGGAGGAAATGCGCGACGCGATGTTGTTCGTCGACGGATCCCTGGATCTGTCGATGGGCGGGACCTACCAATCGGGCACGGGAACGGATAAGGAGTTCAGTGACGACCGCAAGAGTATCGATCCATCCTCGGTGCCTCGGCGGCTCGTCTACCTGCCGTTGCGGCGATCGAACCTGCCGAGTCTTCTGAATCTGTTCGATTTTGGCGACGCCACCACGCCCGGCGATGGCCGCTCCCAAACCAACGTGGCCCCGCAAGCGCTGTTCATGATGAATAGCCCGTTTGTTCAGGCTAGGGCCCAGCGCCTGGCAGGCATTGTCGGCGATGACGTTGCCGGCGCGTTCGCCCGGGTGCTCAACCGGCGGGCGTCGGCCGACGAAGTCCGGCAGGCGCGAGCGTATGTCTCGGGTTTTCCGGGCGAGCGGAAACTCGCGTGGATGAGCTACTACCAAACGCTATTGGCTTCGAACGAGTTTCTTTATGTCGATTGATCTTCTCTCCCGGCGCAACTGGCTACGGGAAACAGCCGCCGGGTTTGGGTTCTTCGGTCTGCGCGGTTTACTTGCCGAGGAAGCTCGCGATCCGCTGGCGCCCCGCGCTCCGCACCACACGCCGCGCGCCAAACGGGTGATCTTCCTGTTCATGCACGGCGGACCGTCGCACATGGATACGTTCGATCCCAAGCCGCGACTCGATCGGGACCACGGCAAGCCGCTGCCGTTCGCGCGGCCGCTGACGTTTGCGGAGGGACAGACCGGAACGCTGCTAAAGTCGCCATGGGCCTTCCAGCGGTACGGACAAAGCGGGCTGCCGGTGAGTGAACTGTTTCCGAACGTGGCGCGGCACGCCGATGATCTGTGCATTCTGCGGTCCATGGTGGGCGACTCGGTGGCGCATGGGGGCGCAGTGCTGCAGTTGCACACCGGCTCAAACACGTTCACGCGCCCGGCCGCCGGCGCATGGGTGGTGTACGGGCTGGGCACGGAGAATCGGAACCTGCCGGCATACATCACGCTGAAGCCGGGCCTTTCGCATGGCGGAGCGAAGAACTGGAGTTCCGGGTTTCTGCCTGCGTCGTTCCAAGGCACCGCGGTGGGACACGGCGGCATACCGGCGGATCAACTCACGGAGCCGATCGAGTTTCTGCGCAATACCGGACTCAATGCCGAGCAGCAGCGCTATGAACTCGACATGCTGCAGAAGATGAATCGCGCGGCGGCGCAGCGCTCCGGCGGCGATCCGGAACTGGAAGCGCGGATCGAGGCGTTCGAGCTCGCGTTCCGGATGCAGACTGAAGCGCCGGAGGCGTTCGACATCTCCCGCGAGAGCGAAGCGACGAAGCGGTTGTACGGCATGGATGAGAAGGTGACGCACGATTTCGGCTGGCAATGCCTGATGGCGCGCCGCCTGGCCGAACGCGGCGTGCGGTTCATTCAGATCAACCACGAGTACGGGCCCGGAAACGAAGTGGGCTGGGATGCGCATAGCGAGTTGATCCGCCTCCACACGCGGACCGCGGCGATGGTGGATAAACCGATCGCCGGGCTGTTGGCGGATCTGAAAGCGCGTGGATTGCTGGCTGACACGCTTCTGGTGTGGGGCGGGGAGTTCGGACGGACGCCCATTGCGCAGGCGGGCGACGGCCGCGATCACAACCCGTACGGCTACACCATGTGGATGGCGGGCGGCGGCGTGAAGGGCGGCTACGCCTATGGCGCCACCGATGAGTTCGGCTACTACGCTGTAGAGGACCGAATGCACATCCATGATATGCACGCGACGATGCTGCACATCCTTGGCATGGACCATACGCGCCTCACCTACTTCCACGGCGGCCGCAATCATCGTTTGACCGATGTGGCGGGCGTGGTGGCAGAGAAGATCCTGGCCTGAGCCCCGACGAGTTTACCGTTGTAACGCGGGGGTAACATCCCCCGCGCCCGACTCCCCAAGAGAACGCACCTGCGTTCTGCTTCATAGACATCGCGAAAAGGAGAACTCACAACGATGAGCAAGAAGACGTGTGCGTTGACGGCACTGTCGTGCGCACTGGCCATGGGTCAAACCAACCCTGGCCCCGGCTGCCGCATCGATCCGGCGTCCCCGTCGATTGGCGCGGACGTGCCGGCCACATACTTCGGCGCGGCGCCATCCAGCGTGCAGAAGGAACTGGTGGGCCCGTTGCAGTTGCTGACGGCGGGGCAATTGGATCAGCGAGCGGGCACCATTCGCCTCCCCTTGTACCGGGGGCGCGTCCGGCAAGGCGGACGGACGGTTTGGTACATCCTCACGGATACGACGGATAAAGGAAATGCGGAAGCGCTCGGGCTCAACTTCGCGCCGAAGCTCTTCTACGCGGCGGTATCCGGCGCGGCTGTCCGCAGCGCGCAGTTGATGCCGAACGGCACGCTCGAGTTTGAGCGGGGATCGGTGGACTTCAGCCCGGAACACTCCGTCGTGCCGGGTCCGCAGAGCGCTCCGTTCCCACCGCAAGTGGCGCAGCCGGGATCGGTGGGCGACGCCAGCTACAGTCCGTTGATTCGCATTGAGAACGCCGGCGGGCATATCTACAATGCGCCGATCATCGCGATGGGAGACAACGTGAGTGAGTTCATGGTGAACGGCCAGCCGAACCGCAGCCTGGTTCACGACAAGGTGGTTTCGATCAGCATCAGCCCCGACAATCCGTTTGCCTCCACGGTAACGCTGGCGCTGACGCCAGGCTTCAGTTTCGCGAAGCCAGTGCTGTACTTGAGCACGGATGCATCGGCCGTTCTGGCCGCTGCTCTCGAAGGCGCCACCCTCGCGCCGGGATTGCAGGAGATCCAGCTTGGCAACGATGACAGCGCGTTCAGCGCGGTGGAACGCCTGTTCCTCACGGTGAACGGCCCGACGGGATGCGACAATCCGCAGCGGCAGGGGTTGGTGAGCGCGCTGGTGGATGGCCGGTCTCCACTCAACGTGTTAGGCGGCATTCCCACGGTGGCCACCGACTACAGTCCCCTTTGGGACGTGAATGTAGGTGAGTGGACGCAGCAGGCGGTGGACCGCGGCTGGCGGTCTCGTGTGATCGAAGAGTTCCAGGTTCTGGCGCTGGTGGAAGCCGGCGCAATCACCGGACCGGGCGGAGCCCCATACGGATCGGCAGGGTTTGTCGTGAACTGCCCGATCGTTTTCCGTTTCCTATAGGTGATGGAGCATGAGGACTTACTGGCTTAGTTTGTTTATCGGCGCCGCCGTTGCCCAACTTTTGGCCGCGGAGCAGCCCGGAGCCAAGCTTCAGCTCAAGCAGTCCCCACCCCTGGTGGAACCGGCCTTTCCGAAGGCCGGCCATCGGGCGGCGGCGGAAAGGAACGAGGTTCGCCCGGCGATCCTCGAATTGCGGCCGGCGGCCGATCCGATCTACTTCGACGAAAGCCGGGAACACGACGCCAACGGTGAATGGCGGACCTACCGCGTGCCCAAAGTGGATGCGGTAAGCCGGGACGGCGATGGAGTCGCTCTCGGCGGCTACGATGCCGTGGCGTACCTCGGCGGACGCGCCGAACGGGGAAGCAGGCGGTTTGAGACAACGCTCGACGGCCTCCGCTGGCAGTTCGTGAGCGAAGAGAACAGGGGGCTGTTCCTGCGGAACCCGGCGCGGTACATTCCGGAGTTCGGGGGATTCTGCACCTACTCGGTGGGCAAGGGCTTCCCAGCACAGGCCAACCCACGCGTATTCGTGCTGGAAGGCGGCAGCGTGTACCTGTTTTTCGATGAAGCCGCGCGCGCGGCGTGGGAACAGGATCGGGCGGCGATGTTGAACCGCGCCGCAAAGAACTGGCCGCGACTACACCGCTGAGGCCGGGCTCATCCCTTCGACGGTCACGTCGATTTCGATGCCTTGGCGGACGCTTTGTGTCACGGTGCAGAAATCCTCGAACAGATCCAGGCAGCGGCCGGCGCTCTCGCGAAGTTCGGGTGCGACACGCGGGTCGATCGCGACACGGACTTTGCCGATGCGCAGCCGCCCTTTGTCGTTTCGGGTGATCTCGACAGCGACCTTGGTTTCGATCGGGCCGATTGGGACGCGCGCCTTGCTCGCGCAGAACAGGAGGCTGGCGGAGAGACAATTGCCGATGGCCGCGGCGAGAATGCGCGACGCACTGGGCGCTGTGTCCTGCCCGAGCGGGGCCGGTTCGTCGAGCGCCAGCCGCGCGTGGTTCGGTTTGTCGAACTCCACTTCGAAGCGGTAATTCTCGATCTGGTGCACGTGGATGGTGAATTCGTGGACGGTGGTGCTCATGGTGGCTTAACTTGAATGGAAGATGTCTCTTCAAGTTACCGTATTCGGCGCGGGCGCCTTCGGCGGCTGGTCCGCGCTGCACCTTCTTCGGGCGGGTGCGCGGGTCACGCTGGTGGATGCATGGGGCCCGGGCAACTCCCGGTCGTCCTCTGGCGACGAAACGCGTGTGATCCGTGGATCGTACGGTCCGAATGCGATCTATACGGAGATGGTTGCCCGCGGGTTGCCGATGTGGCGCGAAAACGAGCGGCGCTGGGGCGTTAGGCTGTTTTGTCCGGCCGGGGCGATGTGGATGGCCGGCGCTGACGACGCGTATGAACGCGCGTCGGCGGAGAACCTGAAGGCGGCCGGTCTTGCGTTCGAGTCGCTCGATCGGCAACAAGGCAAGAGGCGCTTTCCGCAGATGGATTGGACCGGGCTCGAGTGGGCCATCCTGGAACGCGATGCCGGATTCCTGCTGGCTCGCCGCGCCTGCCAGGCAGTGGCGGAGGGTTTCGTGGCCGAGGGCGGACGGTACGAAACGGGCTCCGGCGGTGTGAATGCGATGACGCGGTGGAAGGCTGATGCGTACGTATTCGCGTGCGGCCCGTGGCTCGGCGAGTTGTTTCCAGACTTACTATCCGGTAAGTTGACGGCAACCCGTCAGGACGTGTTCTACTTCGGAGCGCCGGCCGGAGATAGCCGTTTCGACGAGAACCATTTTCCGGCGTGGGTGGACAACAGCGAGGTTCGCTACTACGGCATTCCTGGCAATGAAGGGCGCGGATTCAAGGCCGCGCGGGACGTGCCGGGCGAGGCGCTGGATCCCACTCGCGCGGATCGGACTGTTTCGGGCGAAGAGCTGGAAGACATCCGGCGCTACCTCGCGCGCCGGTTTCCGGCGATGGCCGGCGCGCCTCTGGTGGAGTCCCGTGTGTGCCAATACGAGATGAGCGCCGACGGGGATTTGATCCTGGACCGCGCGCCCGGACACGACAACGTCTGGATCGCCGGCGGCGGGTCCGGGCACGGCTTCAAGCTGGGGCCGGCCGTGGGCGAGCGAATGGCCGCTCTCGTCCTCGGCAAAGCAGACGTTGCGCCCCAGTTCGTGCTCGGCCGGTTTCGCGAGGCGCGTGGCATTGGGGAACGAAAGTAGTCAGAATCTCCAGTAGAGGCCGAACTGGATCGCCCGACGGTCGTAGAACGTCTGCGTGATCAGGCCGAAGCGCGTGGAGTTCACGTTGAATCGCGCC
This DNA window, taken from Bryobacteraceae bacterium, encodes the following:
- a CDS encoding DUF1549 and DUF1553 domain-containing protein codes for the protein MRTAVAVLAAWTAFAASPEDFEKRIRPILASRCGDCHNAKSRMGGVDLSSAAAFRSGPGAPRVAAAISYDGKVKMPPTGKLPAAEYATLREWLESGAVWPEAAAAVSAARWWSFEPVRPVEGESIDSLWRAGLRKAGLDPAGRAEKLTLLRRATFDLTGLPPTETEMDAFERDQSPEAFSRVVDRLLASPRYGEKWGRHWLDVARYADSTGADEDHRYPHAWRYRDWVIAAFNNDMPYNQFVRAQIAGDTLAAPDGAEVNVDGIVATGFLALGPKLIAEQDKVKMFYDIVDEQIDTTGRTFLGLTLGCARCHDHKFDPVTAKDYYSLAAIFASTKQLAQLEGTVSKLYFAPLVGKAEAGAYQQHQSWIEAKQKEIDGVLAKETARYREGLIPDLARYLLAARGFGSRDGLDAKVVDRFAKYLAPNGERRPHIEAIQQADAAAAPSVAERFAREFREEVARRKKKEKVFAGDNRFYTEVVATAGPFGLHKEDRDAVLSAAAKADLARLESELAELKASGPPEPPMACAVAEGEPVEQHVFVRGNPAAKGEPVSQRMPEFLAAGKQPEVRAGSGRRELAAWIASPANPLTARVMVNRIWQGHFGEGLVRTASNFGKMGEKPSHPELLDYLAGEFVRGGWSVKAMHRAIMLSEPYLLRSAASDPKDAENRMLAHYPRRRLAVEEMRDAMLFVDGSLDLSMGGTYQSGTGTDKEFSDDRKSIDPSSVPRRLVYLPLRRSNLPSLLNLFDFGDATTPGDGRSQTNVAPQALFMMNSPFVQARAQRLAGIVGDDVAGAFARVLNRRASADEVRQARAYVSGFPGERKLAWMSYYQTLLASNEFLYVD
- a CDS encoding FAD-dependent oxidoreductase, whose product is MSLQVTVFGAGAFGGWSALHLLRAGARVTLVDAWGPGNSRSSSGDETRVIRGSYGPNAIYTEMVARGLPMWRENERRWGVRLFCPAGAMWMAGADDAYERASAENLKAAGLAFESLDRQQGKRRFPQMDWTGLEWAILERDAGFLLARRACQAVAEGFVAEGGRYETGSGGVNAMTRWKADAYVFACGPWLGELFPDLLSGKLTATRQDVFYFGAPAGDSRFDENHFPAWVDNSEVRYYGIPGNEGRGFKAARDVPGEALDPTRADRTVSGEELEDIRRYLARRFPAMAGAPLVESRVCQYEMSADGDLILDRAPGHDNVWIAGGGSGHGFKLGPAVGERMAALVLGKADVAPQFVLGRFREARGIGERK
- a CDS encoding YHS domain-containing (seleno)protein; translation: MRTYWLSLFIGAAVAQLLAAEQPGAKLQLKQSPPLVEPAFPKAGHRAAAERNEVRPAILELRPAADPIYFDESREHDANGEWRTYRVPKVDAVSRDGDGVALGGYDAVAYLGGRAERGSRRFETTLDGLRWQFVSEENRGLFLRNPARYIPEFGGFCTYSVGKGFPAQANPRVFVLEGGSVYLFFDEAARAAWEQDRAAMLNRAAKNWPRLHR
- a CDS encoding OsmC family protein; translated protein: MSTTVHEFTIHVHQIENYRFEVEFDKPNHARLALDEPAPLGQDTAPSASRILAAAIGNCLSASLLFCASKARVPIGPIETKVAVEITRNDKGRLRIGKVRVAIDPRVAPELRESAGRCLDLFEDFCTVTQSVRQGIEIDVTVEGMSPASAV
- a CDS encoding DUF1501 domain-containing protein; this encodes MSIDLLSRRNWLRETAAGFGFFGLRGLLAEEARDPLAPRAPHHTPRAKRVIFLFMHGGPSHMDTFDPKPRLDRDHGKPLPFARPLTFAEGQTGTLLKSPWAFQRYGQSGLPVSELFPNVARHADDLCILRSMVGDSVAHGGAVLQLHTGSNTFTRPAAGAWVVYGLGTENRNLPAYITLKPGLSHGGAKNWSSGFLPASFQGTAVGHGGIPADQLTEPIEFLRNTGLNAEQQRYELDMLQKMNRAAAQRSGGDPELEARIEAFELAFRMQTEAPEAFDISRESEATKRLYGMDEKVTHDFGWQCLMARRLAERGVRFIQINHEYGPGNEVGWDAHSELIRLHTRTAAMVDKPIAGLLADLKARGLLADTLLVWGGEFGRTPIAQAGDGRDHNPYGYTMWMAGGGVKGGYAYGATDEFGYYAVEDRMHIHDMHATMLHILGMDHTRLTYFHGGRNHRLTDVAGVVAEKILA